One window of Ailuropoda melanoleuca isolate Jingjing chromosome 3, ASM200744v2, whole genome shotgun sequence genomic DNA carries:
- the CCNI2 gene encoding LOW QUALITY PROTEIN: cyclin-I2 (The sequence of the model RefSeq protein was modified relative to this genomic sequence to represent the inferred CDS: substituted 1 base at 1 genomic stop codon), translating to MEGLTWDSALAMASRERLPAPSPRGPRAAAPALRAAPGARSPQPPLGPAPWDRGGPLDERRLVAHLQLALGSEARLWRGGQPQVEMCHKVRELMLGLLELKNIFNFSQTTINLALTTFGRLLVSLKIRERILQCVIVTSLRLAAKVNKEEESIPRVKDFLKHYGSGYTPNELLRMELAILDKLHWDLYIGTPLDFVTIGFWGSNIKNHGLXFHALAVVGWPHVVELLPQRNPSLHVASLTRQLQHCMAGHQLLQFKGSTLALVIITLELERLMPDWCTPISGLLKKAQVGTEQLSFCEGLVGQHLRSAQSSSCSDSFLFHLPAFGPLPLALKTWIHPWSRQDTWKSFTLGIHRTCPAPGEEGEAAFFLLRRRGHTQLTLLPTLNGAPSRKHSMKPGLGPGDQ from the exons ATGGAGGGTCTCACCTGGGACTCGGCGCTCGCCATGGCTTCGAGAGAGCGGCTCCCCGCGCCGTCCCCGAGAGGACCCCGAGCTGCGGCCCCCGCCCTCCGCGCCGCTCCGGGTGCGCGGTCCCCGCAGCCACCTCTCGGGCCCGCGCCCTGGGACAGGGGCGGCCCTCTGGACGAGCGCCGGCTGGTCGCCCATCTACAACTGGCCCTGGGTAGCGAGGCGCGCCTGTGGAGGGGCGGCCAACCCCAG GTCGAGATGTGCCACAAGGTCCGGGAACTCATGTTGGGGCTCCTGGAGCTTAAGAACATTTTTAACTTCTCCCAGACTACTATTAACCTGGCTCTCACTACCTTTGGCCGCCTCCTGGTTTCATTAAAG ATAAGAGAGAGGATACTCCAATGTGTCATAGTTACTTCCTTGAGACTCGCTGCCAAAGTGAACAAAGAAGAGGAG tcAATTCCACGCGTAAAAGACTTCTTAAAGCACTACGGCTCTGGCTATACCCCGAATGAGCTGCTGAGGATGGAGCTGGCTATTTTGGACAAACTGCACTGGGACCTCTACATTGGGACGCCGCTGGACTTTGTGACCATA GGGTTTTGGGGTTCTAACATTAAAAACCACGGTCTCTAGTTCCACGCCCTGGCGGTCGTGGGCTGGCCCCACGTGGTGGAGCTGCTGCCTCAGAGGAATCCTTCCCTCCACGTCGCGTCCCTGACCAGGCAGCTGCAGCACTGTATGGCGGGCCACCAGCTGCTGCAGTTCAAGGGCTCCACACTGGCCTTGGTCATCATCACCTTAGAGCTGGAGAGGCTCATGCCCGACTGGTGTACTCCTATATCTGGTCTGCTAAAGAAAGCACAG GTCGGTACTGAGCAGTTGAGCTTCTGCGAGGGGCTGGTGGGGCAGCATCTGAGAAGTGCGCAGTCATCCTCCTGCTCAGACAGCTTTCTGTTCCACCTCCCAGCCTTTGGGCCCCTACCCTTA GCCCTCAAAACCTGGATCCACCCCTGGTCGCGGCAGGACACTTGGAAGAGTTTCACTCTGGGCATCCACAGAACCTGCCCCGCTcctggtgaggagggagaggctgcCTTTTTCCTGCTGCGCCGCCGCGGACACACGCagctcaccctcctccccactctgaaTGGAGCCCCATCTCGGAAGCACAGCATGAAGCCAGGACTTGGTCCTGGAGATCAGTAA